In the Pseudolabrys taiwanensis genome, one interval contains:
- a CDS encoding NADPH-dependent FMN reductase has protein sequence MTNPKILVLSGSLRTGSHNTRLAALATKELTLLDAAVTRISLQDYLLPLYDPDLDARNGQPANALKLKQMFAAHHGVFIASPEYVASVTPLLKNMIDWVSRVRERGDPLYAAFKGRVFAIASASTERSGGHLSLMALRQILELGCGALVIPEQVAIPQADTAFDTMDNIAEVGLANQFRAQLAHLVEMAQLMR, from the coding sequence ATGACCAATCCGAAAATCCTCGTGCTGTCCGGCTCCCTGCGCACCGGCTCGCACAACACGCGGCTGGCGGCGCTGGCGACGAAAGAGCTGACGCTGCTCGATGCCGCTGTCACGCGCATCTCGCTGCAGGACTATCTGCTGCCGCTTTACGATCCCGACCTCGATGCGCGCAACGGTCAGCCCGCGAATGCGCTGAAGCTCAAGCAGATGTTCGCCGCGCATCACGGCGTCTTTATTGCGAGCCCGGAATACGTTGCGTCGGTTACGCCGCTTTTGAAGAACATGATCGACTGGGTCTCGCGCGTGCGCGAACGCGGCGATCCGCTCTACGCGGCTTTCAAAGGACGCGTCTTCGCGATCGCAAGCGCCTCGACGGAGCGCAGCGGCGGCCACCTTTCGCTGATGGCGCTGCGACAAATCCTCGAGCTGGGCTGTGGGGCGCTGGTGATCCCGGAGCAGGTCGCCATCCCGCAGGCGGACACAGCTTTTGACACCATGGACAATATCGCCGAGGTGGGGCTCGCCAATCAGTTCCGGGCGCAGCTCGCCCATCTGGTCGAGATGGCGCAGCTGATGCGATAG
- a CDS encoding flavin monoamine oxidase family protein, whose amino-acid sequence MSRLSRRTFLAASAALVAAPAVHVEAATVDVDVAIIGAGAAGIAAARRIAAAKRSYRLIEASARVGGRCAVDTKTFGVPFDLGAHWIHNPDSNPLVAAAPKNGLDIYAAPRAQGLRVGPRRARDSELESFLAAQVRAQRAIVDAGKAKADMPAQRALPKDLGPWQPAIEFMFGPYALGKDLSGVSAFDLARAVDRDGDAFCRQGYGGLLARLAGDVTVQLSNPVSMVSWVAGQGVTVETAKGDLYARTVILTVSTNVLASDAIEFIPPLPKRQLDAAGKLSLGSLNHIALEMPGNPLGLQRDDIVFEQASGARTAALLANIGGTDLHVVEVGGAFGRELAAKGEAAMVDFATEWVSNAFGAEAKRAIKRSHATRWDADPLALGAISSAAPGASDARKILAEPLGGRVFFAGEALHETQWGTVNGAWDSGTRAADAVLRRLGGAKEDGEQKPARRKSKSSRPRRNSQ is encoded by the coding sequence ATGTCGCGACTGAGCCGCCGCACGTTCCTCGCTGCTTCCGCCGCGCTCGTCGCCGCGCCGGCGGTGCATGTCGAAGCCGCCACGGTTGACGTCGATGTCGCGATCATCGGCGCCGGCGCGGCCGGTATCGCCGCGGCGCGCCGCATCGCCGCCGCCAAACGCAGCTATCGCCTGATCGAAGCCTCCGCCCGCGTCGGCGGCCGCTGCGCCGTTGACACCAAGACCTTCGGCGTGCCCTTCGATCTCGGCGCGCATTGGATCCACAATCCTGACAGCAATCCGCTGGTCGCCGCCGCGCCCAAAAACGGCCTCGACATCTATGCCGCGCCGCGCGCGCAAGGCTTGCGTGTCGGGCCGCGCCGCGCGCGCGATTCCGAACTCGAGAGCTTTCTCGCGGCACAGGTGCGGGCGCAACGCGCGATCGTCGATGCGGGCAAGGCGAAAGCCGATATGCCGGCACAGCGCGCGCTGCCGAAGGATCTCGGCCCCTGGCAGCCGGCGATCGAGTTCATGTTCGGGCCTTATGCGCTCGGCAAGGATCTCAGCGGCGTCTCGGCCTTCGATCTCGCACGCGCGGTGGACCGCGACGGCGACGCGTTCTGCCGGCAGGGCTATGGCGGGCTGCTGGCGCGGCTCGCGGGCGATGTGACGGTGCAGCTGTCCAATCCCGTCAGCATGGTGTCCTGGGTCGCCGGCCAAGGCGTGACCGTGGAGACGGCGAAGGGCGATCTTTACGCGCGAACGGTGATCCTCACCGTGTCGACCAATGTGCTCGCGTCCGATGCGATCGAGTTCATCCCGCCGCTGCCGAAGCGGCAACTCGACGCCGCCGGCAAGCTGTCGCTCGGCTCGCTCAACCACATCGCGCTGGAGATGCCGGGCAATCCGCTCGGGCTGCAACGCGACGACATCGTCTTCGAGCAGGCGAGCGGCGCGCGCACGGCGGCATTGCTCGCCAATATCGGCGGCACCGATCTGCATGTGGTCGAGGTGGGCGGCGCCTTCGGCCGCGAGCTTGCCGCCAAAGGCGAAGCGGCGATGGTCGATTTCGCCACCGAATGGGTGAGCAACGCCTTCGGCGCCGAGGCCAAGCGCGCCATCAAGCGCAGCCACGCCACGCGTTGGGACGCCGATCCGCTCGCGCTCGGCGCGATCTCATCGGCCGCGCCGGGCGCGTCTGATGCCCGCAAGATCCTGGCCGAGCCGCTTGGCGGCCGCGTGTTCTTTGCCGGCGAAGCGCTGCACGAGACGCAATGGGGCACGGTCAATGGCGCCTGGGACTCCGGCACGCGCGCCGCGGACGCCGTGTTGCGCCGGCTCGGCGGCGCGAAGGAAGACGGCGAGCAAAAGCCCGCGCGCCGCAAATCGAAAAGCTCGCGCCCACGTCGGAACAGCCAATGA
- the dapB gene encoding 4-hydroxy-tetrahydrodipicolinate reductase — MSDMRLIVAGAGGRMGRTLVKAIADTPGLTLAGALEDARSPLLGWDAGTLAGLGENGIKLTGDAGALLTQADAVIDFTIPAATLALVEQAAKAGKVHVIGTTGISAADEEKIAAAAKTATIVKSGNMSLGVNLLAALTKRVARTLDQTFDIEILEMHHNQKIDAPSGTALLLGHAAADGRGIDLAKRSVRSRDGHTGARKAGDIGFATLRGGTVVGEHTVMFAGPAERIELVHKAEDRMIFARGALHAAQWARNQKPGLYSMLDVLGLKDF; from the coding sequence ATGTCGGATATGCGGTTGATCGTGGCGGGGGCCGGCGGGCGCATGGGGCGCACGCTGGTGAAAGCGATCGCCGACACCCCCGGTCTGACGCTGGCCGGGGCGCTCGAGGATGCCCGCTCCCCCCTGCTCGGCTGGGACGCCGGCACGCTTGCCGGGCTCGGTGAGAACGGCATCAAGCTTACCGGCGACGCCGGGGCGCTGCTGACGCAGGCCGACGCCGTGATCGACTTCACCATTCCGGCCGCCACTTTGGCGCTGGTCGAGCAGGCCGCCAAGGCGGGCAAAGTACACGTCATCGGCACCACCGGCATTTCGGCCGCCGACGAAGAGAAGATCGCCGCCGCGGCCAAGACCGCGACCATCGTCAAGTCCGGCAATATGAGCCTCGGCGTCAACCTGCTCGCGGCGCTGACCAAGCGCGTTGCCAGGACGCTCGACCAGACTTTCGACATCGAAATCCTCGAGATGCATCACAACCAGAAGATCGACGCGCCGTCGGGCACCGCACTGCTGCTCGGCCACGCGGCGGCAGACGGCCGCGGCATCGATCTCGCCAAGCGTTCGGTGCGCAGCCGCGACGGCCACACCGGCGCACGCAAGGCCGGCGACATCGGCTTTGCCACCTTGCGCGGCGGCACCGTAGTCGGCGAGCACACGGTGATGTTCGCCGGTCCCGCCGAGCGCATCGAGCTCGTGCACAAGGCGGAGGACCGCATGATCTTCGCGCGCGGCGCGCTGCACGCGGCGCAATGGGCGCGCAATCAGAAGCCCGGGCTTTATTCGATGCTGGATGTGCTGGGCTTGAAGGATTTCTGA
- a CDS encoding DUF2244 domain-containing protein: MTDHNADELEPTIFSTVITPHRSLPRVGFLVLMIAFGAASFIAGMVFLILGAWPVFGFFGLDVLLLYWAFRLNYRHGDAYEEVKVTPSTLMVRKVSHRGRVREWSLNPLWVRLERVAHEEFGIERLFLVSRGRQLTIASFLGPDEKADFAKALTAALNEAKRGVSRTAVS, encoded by the coding sequence ATGACCGACCACAACGCCGACGAACTCGAACCCACGATCTTTTCGACCGTCATCACCCCGCACCGGTCGCTGCCGCGCGTCGGCTTTCTGGTGCTGATGATCGCGTTCGGCGCGGCGAGCTTCATTGCCGGCATGGTGTTTCTGATCCTCGGCGCGTGGCCCGTGTTCGGCTTCTTCGGGCTCGACGTGCTGCTGCTCTACTGGGCGTTCCGACTCAACTACCGGCACGGCGACGCCTATGAGGAGGTCAAGGTCACGCCCTCCACGCTCATGGTGCGCAAGGTCAGCCATCGCGGCCGCGTGCGCGAATGGTCACTCAATCCGCTGTGGGTGCGGCTGGAGAGGGTCGCGCACGAGGAATTCGGCATCGAGCGGTTGTTCCTGGTCTCGCGCGGGCGGCAGCTCACCATCGCGAGCTTCCTTGGCCCGGACGAGAAGGCGGATTTCGCCAAGGCGCTCACGGCGGCGCTGAACGAGGCCAAGCGCGGCGTGAGCAGGACGGCGGTTTCTTAA
- a CDS encoding 2,3-bisphosphoglycerate-dependent phosphoglycerate mutase, with protein sequence MSDRLLVLVRHGQSEWNLKNLFTGWRDVDLTEQGIKEAREAGRKLKAQGLTFDIAFTSALKRAQRTLGLMLEELGQTNIPVIKDEALNERDYGDLSGLNKDDARAKWGEEQVHIWRRSYDVAPPGGESLKDTLARTLPFYVTDILPRVLRGERVLVAAHGNSLRALIMVLEKLNKESILKREIGTGAPIIYHLGADALVASKLDLAA encoded by the coding sequence ATGTCCGACCGTCTTCTCGTGCTCGTGCGCCATGGCCAGAGCGAATGGAACCTCAAGAACCTGTTCACCGGCTGGCGCGATGTCGACCTGACCGAGCAGGGCATCAAGGAAGCGCGCGAAGCCGGCCGCAAGCTGAAGGCGCAAGGGCTCACCTTCGACATCGCGTTCACTTCGGCGCTCAAGCGCGCGCAGCGCACGCTCGGCCTGATGCTGGAAGAGCTCGGCCAGACCAACATTCCGGTGATCAAGGATGAGGCGCTGAACGAGCGCGACTACGGCGATCTCTCGGGCCTCAACAAAGACGACGCGCGCGCCAAGTGGGGCGAGGAGCAGGTGCACATCTGGCGTCGCTCATACGACGTAGCGCCTCCGGGCGGCGAAAGCCTCAAGGACACCCTCGCGCGTACGCTGCCGTTCTACGTCACCGATATCCTGCCGCGCGTGCTGCGCGGCGAGCGCGTGCTGGTCGCGGCGCACGGCAATTCGCTGCGCGCGCTGATCATGGTGCTGGAGAAGCTCAACAAAGAGAGCATCCTCAAGCGTGAGATCGGCACCGGCGCGCCGATCATCTACCACCTGGGCGCGGACGCGCTGGTCGCTTCAAAGCTCGATCTGGCAGCGTAA
- the nth gene encoding endonuclease III produces MAKVATRKTLKSAKKPARTKPAKAMAKARKGEAAKVKGATTRAKADAKASHGVLPQWTAAEIEEAFRRFEAANPEPKTELTYVNPFTLLVAVVLSAQATDAGVNKATPALFALADTPEKMAALGEDKVRDLIKTIGLFRTKAKNVVALSEILVHEHGGTVPHSREALEALPGVGRKTANVVLNTAFGEHTIAVDTHIFRVGNRTGLATGATPLEVEEKLERVIPGHYKRHAHHWLILHGRYTCIARKPLCEKCIIADLCKWPAKTVAN; encoded by the coding sequence ATGGCGAAAGTGGCCACCCGCAAGACCCTGAAGTCCGCCAAGAAGCCGGCCCGCACCAAGCCAGCCAAGGCGATGGCGAAGGCTCGCAAGGGCGAGGCCGCCAAAGTGAAGGGCGCGACGACGCGGGCGAAGGCCGATGCCAAGGCCAGCCACGGCGTCCTGCCGCAATGGACAGCGGCGGAAATCGAAGAGGCGTTCCGCCGCTTCGAGGCCGCCAACCCGGAACCGAAAACCGAGCTGACTTACGTCAATCCGTTCACGCTGCTGGTGGCGGTGGTGCTGTCGGCGCAAGCAACGGACGCCGGCGTGAACAAAGCAACGCCCGCTTTGTTCGCGCTCGCCGACACGCCGGAAAAAATGGCCGCGCTCGGCGAAGACAAAGTGCGCGACCTGATCAAGACCATCGGCCTGTTTCGCACCAAGGCCAAGAACGTCGTCGCGCTGTCGGAAATCCTGGTGCACGAGCACGGCGGCACGGTCCCGCATTCGCGCGAGGCGCTGGAAGCGCTGCCTGGTGTCGGCCGCAAGACCGCGAACGTGGTGCTGAACACCGCGTTCGGCGAGCACACCATCGCGGTCGATACGCACATCTTCCGCGTCGGCAACCGCACGGGGCTCGCGACCGGCGCCACCCCGCTCGAAGTGGAAGAGAAGCTCGAGCGCGTGATCCCGGGGCATTACAAGCGCCATGCCCATCACTGGCTCATTCTGCACGGCCGCTATACGTGCATCGCGCGCAAGCCGCTGTGCGAGAAGTGCATCATCGCCGATCTATGCAAGTGGCCGGCGAAGACGGTGGCAAACTGA
- a CDS encoding DUF1236 domain-containing protein: MRVRFVVTLLAATAMAPAVALAQNNAVGGAVSGAVIGGVVGGPVGAAVGAGVGGTVGAATEPPRGAITYVEREDVPSVEVHERVVVGEPLPGTVELRPIPEYREYRYAVVNHRRVIVEPRTRKIVKIIE, from the coding sequence ATGCGGGTTCGTTTTGTGGTGACACTTCTCGCCGCGACGGCAATGGCGCCGGCCGTGGCCCTGGCTCAGAACAACGCGGTCGGTGGCGCGGTCAGCGGCGCTGTGATCGGCGGCGTCGTCGGCGGTCCCGTTGGCGCTGCTGTCGGCGCCGGCGTCGGCGGTACGGTCGGCGCGGCGACCGAACCCCCGCGGGGCGCAATTACCTACGTCGAGCGTGAGGATGTTCCGTCGGTTGAAGTGCACGAGCGCGTCGTTGTCGGCGAGCCTTTGCCGGGCACGGTCGAGCTTCGTCCGATCCCCGAGTACAGGGAATATCGCTACGCGGTGGTGAACCATAGGCGCGTCATCGTCGAGCCGCGGACACGCAAGATCGTGAAGATCATCGAATAG
- a CDS encoding bifunctional helix-turn-helix domain-containing protein/methylated-DNA--[protein]-cysteine S-methyltransferase, translated as MTKTQIALANHLPEFAPLSTAAADYDVVRRAIAHIRNNWRAQPEIETIAKASGVNATELHHLFRRWCGLTPKAFLQALTLNSARELLRSSASVLDTAYEVGLSGPGRLHDLFVTHEAMSPGEWKAGGEGLILTYGYHPCPFGIALVMTTPRGLAGVALADAGKERAALNDMKSRWPKARYVEDYAATAATARRIFDASLWRADQPLRIVLIGTDFEVRVWEKLLTVPMGKLTTYSDLAQKAGSPKAARAVGAAVGKNPICFVVPCHRVIGKNGDITGYHWGLTRKRAMLGWEAGMAASG; from the coding sequence ATGACCAAAACGCAGATTGCGCTCGCGAACCATCTGCCTGAGTTTGCGCCGCTGTCGACCGCGGCCGCCGACTACGACGTCGTGCGCCGTGCCATCGCGCATATCCGCAACAATTGGCGCGCGCAGCCCGAGATCGAAACCATCGCCAAGGCGTCAGGCGTCAACGCGACCGAGCTGCATCATCTGTTCCGCCGCTGGTGCGGGCTGACGCCGAAAGCCTTCCTGCAGGCGCTCACGTTGAACTCGGCGCGCGAATTGCTGCGCTCATCGGCCAGCGTGCTCGACACCGCCTATGAAGTCGGCCTCTCCGGACCCGGCCGGCTGCACGATCTGTTCGTCACGCATGAGGCGATGTCGCCTGGCGAATGGAAAGCGGGTGGCGAGGGCCTGATCCTCACTTATGGCTATCATCCGTGCCCGTTCGGCATAGCCCTGGTTATGACGACGCCGCGTGGCCTCGCCGGTGTTGCGCTGGCCGACGCGGGCAAGGAGCGCGCCGCGCTCAACGACATGAAGTCGCGTTGGCCGAAGGCGCGCTATGTCGAGGACTACGCCGCGACCGCCGCCACCGCGCGGCGCATCTTCGACGCTTCGTTGTGGCGCGCGGACCAACCGCTGCGCATCGTGTTGATCGGCACCGACTTCGAAGTGCGCGTGTGGGAGAAGCTGCTCACCGTTCCGATGGGCAAGCTGACGACCTATTCCGACCTCGCCCAAAAAGCCGGCTCGCCGAAGGCGGCGCGCGCCGTCGGCGCGGCGGTCGGCAAGAATCCGATCTGCTTCGTGGTGCCGTGCCATCGTGTCATCGGCAAGAACGGCGACATCACCGGCTATCACTGGGGCCTGACGCGCAAGCGCGCGATGCTCGGGTGGGAAGCAGGCATGGCCGCGAGCGGTTGA
- the pyrF gene encoding orotidine-5'-phosphate decarboxylase has translation MVMRLGDTVSFYKIGYQLAFAGGLPFAAGLIAAGKQVFLDLKLHDIGNTVQKGVEAVAQMGATFLTVHAYPQTMKAAVEGKQGSTLRILGVTVLTSYDDSDLAAAGFDMTVGELVAARAAQARDMGVDGLVCSPEEATNLRGVIAPSMVLVTPGIRPAGSATGDQKRIMTPAKAIQAGADYLVVGRPVVEARDPKAAADQIVGEIEQASA, from the coding sequence ATGGTGATGCGGCTTGGCGACACCGTGTCGTTCTACAAGATCGGTTATCAGCTCGCCTTCGCCGGCGGTCTGCCTTTCGCCGCCGGACTGATCGCCGCCGGCAAACAAGTGTTCCTCGATCTCAAGCTGCACGACATCGGCAACACCGTGCAGAAGGGCGTCGAAGCCGTCGCGCAGATGGGCGCCACCTTTCTCACCGTGCATGCTTATCCGCAGACGATGAAAGCGGCTGTCGAAGGCAAGCAAGGTTCGACCTTGCGCATCCTCGGCGTGACCGTGCTCACCTCCTATGACGACAGCGATCTCGCCGCGGCCGGCTTCGACATGACCGTCGGCGAACTGGTCGCGGCGCGCGCGGCGCAGGCGCGCGACATGGGTGTCGACGGCCTCGTCTGTTCGCCCGAGGAGGCCACCAATCTGCGCGGCGTCATCGCGCCGAGCATGGTGCTGGTGACGCCCGGCATCCGGCCGGCGGGCAGCGCCACCGGCGACCAGAAACGCATCATGACGCCGGCCAAAGCCATTCAGGCGGGCGCCGACTATCTCGTCGTCGGCCGGCCGGTGGTGGAAGCACGCGATCCGAAAGCTGCCGCCGACCAGATCGTCGGCGAAATCGAACAGGCGAGCGCGTAA
- a CDS encoding sulfate transporter family protein gives MFDAAAKALSDMLSPPLRAVLFKSVGLALGVIIVIGVVLQRILASFAETGANWAEQTSGFAPHSVWAALAWILSIMAGLGIITGGLFLMPAVTAFVGSFFVDEIGEQVERMRYPAEPPGRPLPILNAMVEGIKIALLSLVVYVVALPFVLFAGFGLLVLFVANAYLLSREYFELAAMRFRTPLEAKAMRKANGGYVFACGLVIALFVSIPIVNLATPIFAMAFMVHIHKRLAGKRIELIEPI, from the coding sequence ATGTTCGACGCCGCCGCCAAAGCCCTCTCCGACATGTTATCGCCGCCGTTGCGCGCGGTGCTGTTCAAGTCCGTCGGACTTGCCCTTGGCGTCATCATCGTCATCGGTGTCGTGCTGCAGCGGATTCTGGCCTCCTTCGCCGAGACCGGCGCCAACTGGGCCGAGCAGACCTCCGGCTTCGCGCCGCATTCGGTGTGGGCCGCGCTCGCCTGGATTTTGTCGATCATGGCCGGCCTCGGCATCATCACCGGCGGCCTGTTCCTGATGCCGGCGGTGACGGCATTCGTCGGCAGCTTCTTTGTCGATGAGATCGGCGAGCAGGTCGAGCGCATGCGCTATCCGGCCGAGCCGCCGGGACGGCCGTTGCCGATCCTCAATGCGATGGTCGAGGGTATCAAGATTGCGCTGCTGTCGCTTGTCGTCTACGTGGTCGCGCTGCCCTTCGTGCTGTTCGCCGGCTTCGGCCTGTTGGTGCTGTTCGTCGCCAACGCTTATCTGCTCAGCCGCGAATATTTCGAGCTCGCCGCCATGCGCTTTCGCACGCCGCTCGAAGCCAAGGCGATGCGCAAGGCCAATGGCGGCTACGTGTTCGCTTGCGGGCTTGTCATCGCGCTGTTCGTGTCGATCCCGATCGTCAATCTGGCGACGCCGATCTTCGCCATGGCGTTCATGGTGCACATCCACAAGCGGCTTGCCGGCAAGCGCATCGAGTTGATCGAGCCGATCTAG
- a CDS encoding ATP-binding protein, with protein MTRPQALIAWSSGKDSAWALYEARRAGDYDIVGALTTVNETHQRVAMHGVRNAVLAAQVDAAGLEQIVVPIPYPCTNDVYERQMAAAMDAAKARGVTHVIFGDLFLEDIRAYREEKLQAIGITPVFPLWQRPTEALARDMIAGGLEAHLATVDLKKLPADFAGRRFDGALLAALPDDADPCGENGEFHTCVVAGPMLSRRIAVTVGERVERDGFAYADLVPSS; from the coding sequence ATGACACGCCCGCAAGCCTTGATCGCCTGGTCGAGCGGCAAAGACAGCGCCTGGGCCCTCTATGAAGCGCGGCGCGCGGGCGACTACGACATCGTCGGCGCGCTGACCACGGTGAACGAGACGCATCAACGCGTCGCCATGCATGGCGTGCGCAACGCCGTGCTGGCAGCACAGGTCGACGCGGCCGGGCTGGAGCAGATCGTGGTGCCGATCCCCTACCCGTGCACGAACGACGTTTACGAGCGCCAGATGGCGGCGGCGATGGATGCCGCCAAGGCGCGCGGCGTGACCCATGTCATCTTCGGCGATCTGTTCCTCGAAGACATCCGCGCCTATCGCGAGGAGAAGCTGCAGGCCATCGGCATCACGCCGGTGTTTCCGCTGTGGCAGCGGCCGACCGAGGCGCTGGCGCGCGACATGATCGCCGGCGGGCTGGAGGCGCACCTGGCCACGGTCGATTTGAAGAAATTGCCCGCCGATTTTGCCGGCAGGCGCTTCGACGGCGCGCTGCTCGCGGCGCTGCCGGATGACGCCGATCCGTGCGGCGAGAACGGCGAGTTTCACACCTGCGTCGTCGCCGGGCCGATGCTGTCGCGGCGGATCGCGGTGACGGTCGGCGAACGCGTCGAGCGCGACGGATTCGCGTATGCGGACCTCGTCCCGTCATCCTGA
- a CDS encoding DUF1330 domain-containing protein, producing MAKGYWIGRVEVHNDEGYKPYAAANPAIFKKFGGRFIVRGGPFENPEGDARSRNVVIEFPDYASALACYNSPEYQANIKVRQPHSFADLVIIEGYDGPQP from the coding sequence ATGGCCAAGGGCTATTGGATCGGGCGCGTCGAGGTGCACAACGACGAGGGCTACAAGCCTTACGCCGCCGCCAATCCGGCGATCTTCAAGAAGTTCGGCGGCCGTTTCATCGTGCGCGGCGGCCCGTTCGAGAACCCGGAAGGCGACGCACGCTCGCGCAATGTGGTGATCGAGTTCCCCGACTACGCCAGTGCGCTCGCCTGCTATAATTCGCCGGAATACCAGGCCAACATCAAGGTGCGGCAGCCGCACTCGTTCGCCGACCTGGTCATCATCGAGGGCTACGACGGCCCGCAGCCCTAG